The genomic DNA NNNNNNNNTACCGGCTTGATGAATTTGGGTATAGATATTGCAATTCCAAATTTGGCGGAGATTTTGTTATCCGCCAAAAATGAATTGGTTAGCCTCTTGAAGACAAATGAACCTCTTTGGATCGAAGATACCACCGATGGAAGATATGTTATTCATAGAGACAGCTATGATAGAACTTTCTCTAATAATTTTCGTCGAAAAGGAGGTATTAGTTCACGTACCATATTTGAATCATCCAAAGATATGGGCTACGTAAGCATGAATGCGAATAAACTTATTACCATGCTATCAGATTCGGTTAGATATATACTCTCTTAACCTTTTCAATATTGTTTCTCTTTACAAGAAATTATGAACTTACTATTCTTTTGCAGAAAGTAAGATTGGATATTTTCCCCACTATCCTAACTGAATCTGTGGTAGTTCAAGAGTATGCTGGGAAAATGATTTCACCGAACCAATTAGGTTCAATTCAATTGGTAtacttcattattattattttttttttacgtaAAATAGAGATCGAATaaacctaatttttatattatttgttgttGATATATCTATTATATAACATCATTTGTGTTCTCTCAATATTTCCCATAAATGCAGGTCTATGAACAAATGCATCTGTATTCTCCTTTGCTAGCACCAAGATGTTGGTACTATCTAAGATATTGTGAGAAGATTGATATCAAAACATGGGTGATAGTGGAAGTATCATGTGATCCATTTTCTTCTGAAAACATCCAATTGCCTGGCTGCGGTACTCCTGCTTGGCGTCTCCCTTCTGGCTGCCTGATCAATGAAGCCGCGCCTTCACTATCCAAGGTATTGTTTTTAGTTTATAAAGTTAGCAAGACCGATCTCAAATTTAGACTTTTTAAGTGAATCGAAACTGTCATTTTGAATTTCTTAAACACAATGTTCTGATTAACATATGTGTATGTGTAGGTTAACTGGTTGGAACATGTGCAAGTGGATGATCTCAAGGCACTAACTCCTAATCTATATAGAGACATCGTTCTTCGTGGACTATCTTTCGACGCAAACAGATTTCTTCAAACCCTTTTGCGTTCTGTCTTTAGGCTTAATTGTCATATTATGTTTAACAAAATTGGTGTCACCCAGCACTTTGGACAGAgtaatttcttttttctctccctctctctttctctttctcacacAATCTAACTCTCGCACAGTCTAACTCTCTCTGGTGCATGCATGCAGTTCTGAGTATGACACCAGAAGCAAGGAGAGTGATACTTGACATCTCATATAACATGTTAAAGAACTTTTGTGGAAATTTAAccatgaaaaacaaaatagactTGCCATACATGTACAGCAACAACATTCGGTTCTCCATTTACAGTGTCAACGGATCAACAAGTCAAAACTCACGTTTCCTTGTCAATGCCACAACTAGTATGTGGATTCCACTCCCCTTCAATGAAATTGTTGATTTCTTCAATAATGCCAACATGCGAAACCAGGTAAGTATCTTAATTAAATGCATTTTCTATCGTTAACAGTTAATATTCCAGATAGAATTATATTACTAATTCGTTGGATTATGTATATGTTAGTGGGATGTTC from Impatiens glandulifera chromosome 9, dImpGla2.1, whole genome shotgun sequence includes the following:
- the LOC124914381 gene encoding homeobox-leucine zipper protein HDG10-like; this encodes MNLGIDIAIPNLAEILLSAKNELVSLLKTNEPLWIEDTTDGRYVIHRDSYDRTFSNNFRRKGGISSRTIFESSKDMGYVSMNANKLITMLSDSKVRLDIFPTILTESVVVQEYAGKMISPNQLGSIQLVYEQMHLYSPLLAPRCWYYLRYCEKIDIKTWVIVEVSCDPFSSENIQLPGCGTPAWRLPSGCLINEAAPSLSKVNWLEHVQVDDLKALTPNLYRDIVLRGLSFDANRFLQTLLRSVFRLNCHIMFNKIGVTQHFGQILSMTPEARRVILDISYNMLKNFCGNLTMKNKIDLPYMYSNNIRFSIYSVNGSTSQNSRFLVNATTSMWIPLPFNEIVDFFNNANMRNQWDVLCNQQAAKQIGIITYGKSQENSISLIQPFVSLNPNLMVIQETLSDPLGAVVLYTLTDVYDLQKAIHKAIPQGSSLPLTPPCDIEVIPSGFIIYKDGSPGTKIATSKKSCTYAGMDKGSIVTAVFQVVSQTATSFETVEMSLVKTLHSVVTSTIQNIMHALNCHNQ